In a single window of the Drosophila albomicans strain 15112-1751.03 chromosome 3, ASM965048v2, whole genome shotgun sequence genome:
- the LOC117570248 gene encoding mitotic spindle assembly checkpoint protein MAD2A, protein MSTAQATKNCITLKGSAQIIVEYLKYGINSILFQRGIYPAENFDNTQQYGLTILMSKDPKIVSFLQNVLTQTEEWLAKNMINKISMVITNAHTKEVLECWDFKMQAEAGDGVEAGDPTKQTSSKQLSRIQNEIRDVMRQISATVSYLPLLDCICTFDVMIHTLQNTEIPAQWNETGAVFIQNAQAVQLRSFSTGLQKVDTVVNYKMSS, encoded by the exons ATGTCAACGGCTCAAGCAACAAAGAATTGCATTACACTAAAGGGCTCAGCGCAGATTATTGTCGAGTACCTAA AGTATGGCATCAATTCAATACTGTTTCAACGTGGCATTTATCCAGCTGAAAATTttgacaacacacaacaatatGGCTTAACCATTCTCATGTCCAAGGACCCCAAAATCGTGAGCTTTCTGCAAAATGTTTTAACACAAACCGAAG AATGGTTGGCGAAGAATATGATTAATAAGATATCAATGGTCATTACCAATGCACACACCAAAGAAGTGCTCGAGTGTTGGGACTTTAAAATGCAAGCCGAAGCAGGCGATGGCGTTGAAGCTGGCGATCCCACCAAGCAAACTTCATCCAAACAATTGAGTCGCATACAAAACGAGATTCGTGATGTGATGCGCCAGATATCGGCCACAGTCAGCTATTTGCCACTTCTTGATTGCATTTGCACCTTCGATGTGATGATTCATACACTACAAAACACCGAGATTCCGGCACAATGGAACGAAACTGGAGCTGTCTTCATTCAGAATGCTCAGGCCGTGCAGTTGCGTTCGTTCTCAACGGGATTGCAAAAGGTGGACACTGTGGTCAACTATAAGATGAGCTCCTAA
- the LOC117570247 gene encoding uracil phosphoribosyltransferase homolog, translating to MCTGGSPSSNGSQAGDNTESEQQQPSATEQQQQQEQVPRTAVEASTPEQILAEYGENLKILTLNSQVSELLTIIRDKNTTRSDFKFYADRLIRLVIEESLNQLPYTDCDVETPTGAIYEGLKYRSGNCGVSIIRSGEAMEQGLRDCCRSIRIGKILVESDANTHEARVVYARFPDDIGSRQVLLMYPIMSTGNTVLQAVNVLREHGVPEKCIILSNLFCTPIAARTVVNAFPKMKILTSELHPVAPNHFGQKYFDVL from the exons ATGTGCACCGGCGGTTCTCCCAGCAGCAATGGTTCCCAAGCCGGCGACAACACCGAgagcgaacaacaacagccatcAGCaacggagcagcagcagcagcaggaacaggTTCCACGAACAGCTGTTGAAGCCTCAACCCCAGAACAGATTCTTGCCGAGTATGGCGAAAATCTAAAGATCCTAACATTGAACTCACAGGTGTCCGAGCTGCTGACAATCATTCGCGACAA GAATACCACGCGTAgcgattttaaattttatgccGATCGTTTGATACGTTTGGTCATCGAAGAATCGCTAAATCAGCTGCCCTACACTGACTGCGATGTAGAAACGCCCACGGGTGCCATCTACGAAGGTCTCAAATATCGCTCGGGGAATTGTGGCGTCTCAATTATACGTTCCGGCGAAGCTATGGAGCAGGGATTACGCGATTGCTGTCGCTCAATACGCATTGGCAAGATTCTGGTTGAATCTGATGCAAATACACACGAGGCACGTGTGGTGTACGCACGTTTTCCCGATGACATCGGCAGCCGTCAAGTGCTGCTCATGTATCCTATTATGTCCACTGGTAACACTGTGTTGCAAGCTGTAAATGTGCTGAGGGAGCATGGAGTGCCCGAGAAGTGCATCATACTTTCGAATCTGTTCTGCACACCAATTGCTGCACGGACTGTGGTGAATGCGTTTCCCAAAATGAAGATTCTCACATCGGAGCTGCATCCGGTGGCGCCCAATCATTTTGGCCAGAAATACTTTG ATGTCCTTTAA
- the LOC117568097 gene encoding ribosomal protein S6 kinase beta-2 isoform X1: protein MADVSDPSELFDLELHEDDKAHDSDDDRIELDDVDLEPELSINLHQDNEGQETIQLSEENVNPGKIKLGPKDFELKKVLGKGGYGKVFQVRKTAGRDANKYFAMKVLKKASIVTNQKDTAHTRAERNILEAVKHPFIVELVYAFQTDGKLYLILEYLSGGELFMHLEREGIFLEDTTCFYLSEIILALGHLHKLGIIYRDLKPENILLDAQGHVKLTDFGLCKEHIQEGIVTHTFCGTIEYMAPEILTRSGHGKAVDWWSLGALMFDMLTGVPPFTAENRKKTIETILKAKLNLPAYLTPEARDLVRRLMKRQEPLRLGSGPEDATAVQMHPFFKHVNWEDVVARRLEPPIKPLLRSEDDVSQFDTRFTRQIPVDSPDDTTLSESANLIFQGFTYVAPSILEDMHRANRMPARSPRRTPRQHQHQHPDNSFRLQFPSANANVGGGGNAPMGMQRSTLFARATPPHQLQHPHPHHMATFAPRPSPAQDEMMDVQQGLPMV, encoded by the exons atgGCGGACGTGAGTGATCCAAGTGAACTGTTCGATCTTGAGCTCCACGAGGACGACAAAGCACATGATTCGGACGATGACAGGATCGAGCTGGATGAT GTCGATCTAGAACCGGAATTGAGCATAAATCTACATCAAGA CAATGAAGGACAGGAGACCATACAGCTCTCAGAGGAAAATGTCAATCCGGGGAAAATCAAGCTGGGTCCCAAGGATTTCGAGCTCAAAAAAGTCCTCGGCAAAGGTGGCTACGGCAAAGTATTCCAG GTGCGCAAAACCGCTGGACGTGAtgccaacaaatattttgccatGAAGGTGCTGAAGAAGGCATCGATAGTCACCAATCAAAAGGACACAGCGCACACACGAGCTGAACGCAACATACTCGAGGCAGTCAAG CATCCGTTTATTGTGGAGCTAGTGTATGCCTTTCAAACAGACGGCAAATTGTATCTGATACTCGAGTATCTCAGCGGCGGTGAGCTGTTTATGCATTTGGAGCGCGAGGGCATCTTCCTGGAGGATACCACATG CTTTTATTTGAGCGAAATCATTTTAGCTCTGGGACATTTACACAAACTTGGCATCATCTATCGCGATCTGAAGCCAGAGAACATACTGCTGGATGCCCAGGGACATGTGAAGCTAACCGATTTTGGTCTGTGCAAGGAGCACATACAAGAGGGTATTGTCACCCACACCTTCTGCGGCACAATTGAGTACAT GGCACCTGAAATCCTTACCAGAAGTGGCCATGGCAAAGCCGTCGATTGGTGGTCACTAGGCGCACTCATGTTCGACATGCTCACAGGCGTG CCGCCTTTCACAGCGGAGAATCGCAAGAAAACCATCGAGACCATATTGAAAGCAAAGCTTAATCTGCCAGCCTACCTCACACCGGAAGCCAGAGATCTGGTGCGACGCCTGATGAAGCGTCAGGAGCCACTGCGTCTGGGCAGCGGACCCGAGGATGCGACTGCCGTGCAAATGCATCCATTCTTCAAGCACGTCAACTGGGAAGATGTTGTCGCTCGTCGCCTTGAGCCACCTATTAAGCCGCTGCTG CGAAGCGAGGATGATGTGTCGCAGTTTGATACGAGATTCACAAGACAGATTCCCGTGGACTCACCGGATGATACCACGCTCAGCGAAAGTGccaatttaattttccaa GGTTTCACATATGTTGCGCCATCCATACTGGAGGATATGCATCGAGCCAATCGGATGCCAGCGCGTTCACCACGACGCACTCCTCgccagcatcaacatcagcatccGGATAACAGTTTTCGGCTGCAGTTCCCATCGGCGAACGCGAATGTGGGCGGCGGGGGCAATGCGCCCATGGGGATGCAACGCTCGACGCTGTTTGCACGGGCCACGCCCCCACATCAGCTGCAGCATCCGCATCCACATCATATGGCAACATTTGCGCCACGTCCGTCGCCGGCGCAGGACGAGATGATGGATGTGCAGCAAGGACTGCCGATGGTCTAA
- the LOC117568097 gene encoding ribosomal protein S6 kinase beta-2 isoform X2 — protein MADVSDPSELFDLELHEDDKAHDSDDDRIELDDVDLEPELSINLHQDNEGQETIQLSEENVNPGKIKLGPKDFELKKVLGKGGYGKVFQVRKTAGRDANKYFAMKVLKKASIVTNQKDTAHTRAERNILEAVKHPFIVELVYAFQTDGKLYLILEYLSGGELFMHLEREGIFLEDTTCFYLSEIILALGHLHKLGIIYRDLKPENILLDAQGHVKLTDFGLCKEHIQEGIVTHTFCGTIEYMAPEILTRSGHGKAVDWWSLGALMFDMLTGVPPFTAENRKKTIETILKAKLNLPAYLTPEARDLVRRLMKRQEPLRLGSGPEDATAVQMHPFFKHVNWEDVVARRLEPPIKPLQRSEDDVSQFDTRFTRQIPVDSPDDTTLSESANLIFQGFTYVAPSILEDMHRANRMPARSPRRTPRQHQHQHPDNSFRLQFPSANANVGGGGNAPMGMQRSTLFARATPPHQLQHPHPHHMATFAPRPSPAQDEMMDVQQGLPMV, from the exons atgGCGGACGTGAGTGATCCAAGTGAACTGTTCGATCTTGAGCTCCACGAGGACGACAAAGCACATGATTCGGACGATGACAGGATCGAGCTGGATGAT GTCGATCTAGAACCGGAATTGAGCATAAATCTACATCAAGA CAATGAAGGACAGGAGACCATACAGCTCTCAGAGGAAAATGTCAATCCGGGGAAAATCAAGCTGGGTCCCAAGGATTTCGAGCTCAAAAAAGTCCTCGGCAAAGGTGGCTACGGCAAAGTATTCCAG GTGCGCAAAACCGCTGGACGTGAtgccaacaaatattttgccatGAAGGTGCTGAAGAAGGCATCGATAGTCACCAATCAAAAGGACACAGCGCACACACGAGCTGAACGCAACATACTCGAGGCAGTCAAG CATCCGTTTATTGTGGAGCTAGTGTATGCCTTTCAAACAGACGGCAAATTGTATCTGATACTCGAGTATCTCAGCGGCGGTGAGCTGTTTATGCATTTGGAGCGCGAGGGCATCTTCCTGGAGGATACCACATG CTTTTATTTGAGCGAAATCATTTTAGCTCTGGGACATTTACACAAACTTGGCATCATCTATCGCGATCTGAAGCCAGAGAACATACTGCTGGATGCCCAGGGACATGTGAAGCTAACCGATTTTGGTCTGTGCAAGGAGCACATACAAGAGGGTATTGTCACCCACACCTTCTGCGGCACAATTGAGTACAT GGCACCTGAAATCCTTACCAGAAGTGGCCATGGCAAAGCCGTCGATTGGTGGTCACTAGGCGCACTCATGTTCGACATGCTCACAGGCGTG CCGCCTTTCACAGCGGAGAATCGCAAGAAAACCATCGAGACCATATTGAAAGCAAAGCTTAATCTGCCAGCCTACCTCACACCGGAAGCCAGAGATCTGGTGCGACGCCTGATGAAGCGTCAGGAGCCACTGCGTCTGGGCAGCGGACCCGAGGATGCGACTGCCGTGCAAATGCATCCATTCTTCAAGCACGTCAACTGGGAAGATGTTGTCGCTCGTCGCCTTGAGCCACCTATTAAGCCG TTGCAGCGAAGCGAGGATGATGTGTCGCAGTTTGATACGAGATTCACAAGACAGATTCCCGTGGACTCACCGGATGATACCACGCTCAGCGAAAGTGccaatttaattttccaa GGTTTCACATATGTTGCGCCATCCATACTGGAGGATATGCATCGAGCCAATCGGATGCCAGCGCGTTCACCACGACGCACTCCTCgccagcatcaacatcagcatccGGATAACAGTTTTCGGCTGCAGTTCCCATCGGCGAACGCGAATGTGGGCGGCGGGGGCAATGCGCCCATGGGGATGCAACGCTCGACGCTGTTTGCACGGGCCACGCCCCCACATCAGCTGCAGCATCCGCATCCACATCATATGGCAACATTTGCGCCACGTCCGTCGCCGGCGCAGGACGAGATGATGGATGTGCAGCAAGGACTGCCGATGGTCTAA
- the LOC117568098 gene encoding uncharacterized protein LOC117568098 isoform X2, which translates to MDKERSNSFTPGVPFSEYSTKSHLVTNADMEQLLQNEQSFIYGRNPNEAPVPIYGVVTLCPKPEPKPEVVPQSQPQPFASTRGPYIPVSIDPLEERNDTVRRSSRLYPLFQRVKRESVNMPPLREYDLVMGETQLPTAAVLEPAEQQPQELEDDSNGLPVNNFIANLADNVKFSGGPEMEDDNLEDNNIGDAPPLETPQQGVKGKLPGFHVTYWMFYPYSQGKTMCTLSLGPLGRIPFPAVYGYCLGNRRDIGSHVGDWEHMSLYFNGDAEPQAMYVSAHDAGAYYSYNRLTGSFEFRRQETRKGILQRPNFPKTVTTFKNHPVLFAAKGSHGLWTAPGKHRFVKVARLYDINGFGTPWNTWKAVDISYKNLRSYGRSLVPDWLTYRGKWGNPKSKCHPFRRIGLNFCEFTDGPTGIPLKEPHFQCGADYR; encoded by the exons ATGGACAAGGAACGCAGCAACAGCTTTACCCCTGGCGTGCCCTTTAGCGAATACTCCACAAAGTCGCATCTGGTGACGAATGCGGATATGGAGCAACTGCTGCAGAATGAGCAATCCTTCATCTATGGCCGCAATCCCAACGAGGCGCCAGTGCCTATCTATGGCGTCGTGACGCTTTGTCCCAAACCAGAGCCAAAGCCCGAAGTGGTGCCACAGTCACAACCACAGCCTTTCGCCAGTACCCGAGGACCTTACATACCCGTGTCCATTGACCCGTTGGAGGAGCGCAATGACACGGTCCGACGCTCGTCACGCTTGTATCCACTGTTTCAACGCGTGAAGCGGGAGTCAGTGAACATGCCACCGCTCCGGGAATACGATCTGGTCATGGGTGAAACACAATTGCCAACGGCAGCAGTGCTGGAGCCTgcagagcagcagccacaggAGCTGGAGGACGATTCGAATGGATTGCCAGTGAACAATTTCATTGCCAATCTGGCGGACAATGTCAAGTTCAGTGGCGGGCCCGAGATGGAAGACGATAATCTGGAGGACAACAACATTGGCGATGCGCCGCCCCTAGAAACGCCACAGCAAGGGGTTAAAGGAAAACTGCCTGGTTTCCATGTCACCTACTGGATGTTCTATCCCTACAGTCAGGGCAAAACCATGTGCACACTGAGCCTGGGTCCCCTGGGTCGCATTCCCTTCCCGGCTGTGTACGGCTATTGCTTGGGCAATCGTCGAGATATTGGCAGCCATGTGGGAGATTGGGAGCACATGAGTCTGTATTTTAATGGCGATGCCGAGCCACAGGCGATGTATGTCTCAGCTCACGATGCTGGAGCCTATTACAGCTACAATCGACTGACGGGCTCCTTTGAGTTTCGTCGTCAAGAGACGCGCAAGGGGATTTTACAGCGTCCCAATTTCCCCAAGACGGTGACCACATTTAAGAATCATCCGGTCCTGTTTGCGGCCAAAGGTTCGCACGGTCTGTGGACGGCGCCGGGCAAGCATCGCTTTGTTAAGGTGGCCAGACTGTATGACATCAATGGCTTTGGCACGCCGTGGAACACTTGGAAGGCCGTAGACATAAGCTACAAGAATCTCAGATCCTACG GACGTTCACTGGTTCCCGATTGGCTGACGTATCGTGGCAAGTGGGGCAATCCCAAGAGCAAGTGTCATCCCTTTCGCCGCATCGGATTGAACTTTTGTGAGTTCACAGACGGACCCACTGGCATTCCTCTAAAGGAGCCGCATTTTCAATGTGGCGCTGACTATCGTTAA
- the LOC117568098 gene encoding uncharacterized protein LOC117568098 isoform X1, whose product MSKQLKINSLSLLLLVAAAATALPQQQQQQQQLLPATVATTTTTTRLVNATDSAGTFIDNNNNNSNFEATTVSFEQQQSQQQQQPQQTLQYAHITALDKEVVERLIKQWAPIVWLAPEEKFLPLGVEEFLQNVHPMDKERSNSFTPGVPFSEYSTKSHLVTNADMEQLLQNEQSFIYGRNPNEAPVPIYGVVTLCPKPEPKPEVVPQSQPQPFASTRGPYIPVSIDPLEERNDTVRRSSRLYPLFQRVKRESVNMPPLREYDLVMGETQLPTAAVLEPAEQQPQELEDDSNGLPVNNFIANLADNVKFSGGPEMEDDNLEDNNIGDAPPLETPQQGVKGKLPGFHVTYWMFYPYSQGKTMCTLSLGPLGRIPFPAVYGYCLGNRRDIGSHVGDWEHMSLYFNGDAEPQAMYVSAHDAGAYYSYNRLTGSFEFRRQETRKGILQRPNFPKTVTTFKNHPVLFAAKGSHGLWTAPGKHRFVKVARLYDINGFGTPWNTWKAVDISYKNLRSYGRSLVPDWLTYRGKWGNPKSKCHPFRRIGLNFCEFTDGPTGIPLKEPHFQCGADYR is encoded by the exons ATGTCCAAacagttgaaaataaattcactctcgttgctgctgttggtggcagcggcagcgacagcgctgccccaacaacaacaacagcagcagcaactattaccagcaactgttgcaacaactacgacaacaacaagactaGTAAATGCAACTGACAGCGCTGGCACTTTcatcgataacaacaacaataacagcaacttTGAAGCAACAACTGTCTCCTtcgagcagcaacagtcacaacaacaacaacagccgcagcagacATTGCAATATGCACATATAACGGCATTAGATAAAGAAGTAG TTGAACGTCTAATCAAGCAATGGGCGCCGATTGTTTGGCTGGCGCCAGAGGAGAAATTTCTGCCTCTGGGCGTCGAAGAATTCCTACAGAATGTGCATCCCATGGACAAGGAACGCAGCAACAGCTTTACCCCTGGCGTGCCCTTTAGCGAATACTCCACAAAGTCGCATCTGGTGACGAATGCGGATATGGAGCAACTGCTGCAGAATGAGCAATCCTTCATCTATGGCCGCAATCCCAACGAGGCGCCAGTGCCTATCTATGGCGTCGTGACGCTTTGTCCCAAACCAGAGCCAAAGCCCGAAGTGGTGCCACAGTCACAACCACAGCCTTTCGCCAGTACCCGAGGACCTTACATACCCGTGTCCATTGACCCGTTGGAGGAGCGCAATGACACGGTCCGACGCTCGTCACGCTTGTATCCACTGTTTCAACGCGTGAAGCGGGAGTCAGTGAACATGCCACCGCTCCGGGAATACGATCTGGTCATGGGTGAAACACAATTGCCAACGGCAGCAGTGCTGGAGCCTgcagagcagcagccacaggAGCTGGAGGACGATTCGAATGGATTGCCAGTGAACAATTTCATTGCCAATCTGGCGGACAATGTCAAGTTCAGTGGCGGGCCCGAGATGGAAGACGATAATCTGGAGGACAACAACATTGGCGATGCGCCGCCCCTAGAAACGCCACAGCAAGGGGTTAAAGGAAAACTGCCTGGTTTCCATGTCACCTACTGGATGTTCTATCCCTACAGTCAGGGCAAAACCATGTGCACACTGAGCCTGGGTCCCCTGGGTCGCATTCCCTTCCCGGCTGTGTACGGCTATTGCTTGGGCAATCGTCGAGATATTGGCAGCCATGTGGGAGATTGGGAGCACATGAGTCTGTATTTTAATGGCGATGCCGAGCCACAGGCGATGTATGTCTCAGCTCACGATGCTGGAGCCTATTACAGCTACAATCGACTGACGGGCTCCTTTGAGTTTCGTCGTCAAGAGACGCGCAAGGGGATTTTACAGCGTCCCAATTTCCCCAAGACGGTGACCACATTTAAGAATCATCCGGTCCTGTTTGCGGCCAAAGGTTCGCACGGTCTGTGGACGGCGCCGGGCAAGCATCGCTTTGTTAAGGTGGCCAGACTGTATGACATCAATGGCTTTGGCACGCCGTGGAACACTTGGAAGGCCGTAGACATAAGCTACAAGAATCTCAGATCCTACG GACGTTCACTGGTTCCCGATTGGCTGACGTATCGTGGCAAGTGGGGCAATCCCAAGAGCAAGTGTCATCCCTTTCGCCGCATCGGATTGAACTTTTGTGAGTTCACAGACGGACCCACTGGCATTCCTCTAAAGGAGCCGCATTTTCAATGTGGCGCTGACTATCGTTAA